One stretch of Tenacibaculum sp. MAR_2010_89 DNA includes these proteins:
- a CDS encoding sensor histidine kinase, giving the protein MRLVLCAMLFSAMAFSQEYLFSKQKGENKRNEVWGNLWLDQGVYYQNDDRHEKAIKYFKYGLADKGIKMKAPQVYANLIEGIAISNYVLGKKEGVIKKYNEAVYIKERLKNNEGLCFTHTNISLYYIDKKNKSLANKHAIKAFEYALKSKNKELQLQKLELILNQNIYSKSKDYFKKYVQLKDSLIDVTNKLQEKIARFNYQTVKREKENTLLKSENNRSQEEISYQKQQKTIGWLLTLISLLGLSIGSLFFVLRRRKLVYQTQLQQAETRYLERDRIAQELHDGVLSKLFGTRLSLGFLKLQGDIDELNKHQYLLNELQNVEKEIREVSHKLSHTISQSDNFKLLIKELFEEKSKIGGFEYSVDISTEIDWKKIDEKAKINIHRILQEVIQNCIKHAKANTIKLKIVQEGGNMNIKIEDNGVGFDSEKENKGIGLKNINSRIKKLKGVIKVNSKLGEGTTIEIELPIK; this is encoded by the coding sequence ATGCGATTAGTCCTATGTGCTATGCTGTTTTCTGCTATGGCATTTTCTCAAGAATATCTTTTCTCAAAACAAAAAGGTGAAAATAAACGTAACGAAGTTTGGGGTAACTTATGGTTAGATCAAGGAGTTTATTATCAAAATGATGATAGACATGAAAAAGCAATAAAATATTTTAAATATGGGTTAGCGGATAAAGGTATTAAAATGAAAGCACCCCAAGTTTACGCTAACTTAATAGAAGGTATAGCCATCAGTAATTATGTTTTAGGTAAAAAAGAAGGTGTTATTAAAAAATATAATGAAGCGGTATACATAAAAGAAAGATTAAAAAACAATGAAGGTTTATGTTTTACGCACACAAATATTAGTCTGTACTATATTGATAAAAAGAACAAGAGCTTAGCAAATAAACACGCTATTAAAGCTTTTGAATATGCGCTTAAAAGTAAAAATAAGGAACTTCAATTACAAAAATTAGAATTAATTCTAAATCAAAATATATATTCTAAATCAAAAGATTATTTTAAAAAATACGTACAATTAAAAGACAGTTTAATTGATGTAACTAATAAATTACAAGAAAAAATAGCGAGATTTAATTACCAAACAGTTAAAAGGGAAAAAGAAAATACGCTCTTAAAGTCTGAAAATAATAGAAGTCAAGAAGAAATATCATATCAAAAGCAACAAAAAACAATTGGTTGGTTATTAACACTTATAAGTTTGTTGGGGCTAAGTATAGGTTCTTTATTTTTTGTATTACGTAGAAGAAAATTAGTATACCAAACACAATTACAACAAGCTGAGACTAGGTATTTAGAAAGAGATAGAATTGCACAAGAATTGCACGATGGAGTTTTAAGTAAGCTTTTTGGAACTCGACTTAGTTTAGGTTTTTTAAAACTTCAAGGTGATATTGATGAGTTAAATAAACACCAATACCTTCTTAATGAGTTACAAAATGTAGAAAAAGAAATCAGAGAAGTTTCACATAAATTGAGCCATACTATAAGTCAATCAGATAATTTTAAACTATTGATTAAAGAACTCTTTGAAGAGAAAAGTAAAATAGGAGGTTTTGAATATAGTGTAGATATTTCAACAGAGATTGATTGGAAAAAGATTGATGAAAAAGCAAAAATTAATATTCATCGAATTCTTCAAGAAGTGATACAAAATTGTATTAAACACGCAAAAGCAAATACTATAAAGCTAAAAATAGTTCAAGAAGGTGGTAATATGAACATAAAAATTGAAGATAATGGAGTTGGTTTTGATTCAGAAAAAGAAAATAAAGGAATTGGGTTGAAGAATATAAACTCAAGAATAAAAAAATTAAAAGGAGTTATTAAAGTAAACTCAAAATTAGGAGAAGGAACTACTATTGAAATTGAACTTCCAATAAAATAA
- a CDS encoding GIY-YIG nuclease family protein, whose product MKKNCVYLLTNKNNTVIYIGVTSNLIKRIYQHKSKTFKGFTAKYNCDKLVYFEEFDSIDEAIIREKQLKSGNRRRKEDLINIENPLWKDLSEGWLFDFM is encoded by the coding sequence ATGAAAAAGAACTGTGTTTATTTACTTACAAATAAAAATAATACTGTTATATATATTGGAGTTACTAGTAACTTGATAAAACGTATATATCAACATAAATCAAAAACTTTTAAAGGTTTTACTGCTAAATATAATTGTGATAAACTAGTTTATTTTGAAGAATTCGATTCTATTGACGAAGCTATTATTCGAGAAAAACAGTTAAAGTCTGGTAATAGACGAAGAAAAGAAGACTTAATTAACATTGAAAACCCTCTATGGAAAGATTTATCAGAAGGTTGGTTATTTGATTTCATGTAA
- a CDS encoding glycerol-3-phosphate dehydrogenase/oxidase — protein sequence MNNFSFFNRTNIQQELETTEFDMLIIGGGITGAGIALDAASRGMKVALVEKNDFASGTSSKSTKLIHGGLRYLKQFDFWLVKEVGTERAIVHKLAPHLVIPEKMILPLIEGGTYGSWLTSIGLKIYDVLASVEGDDKRKMLDKEEALEKEPLLPDSILNGAGFYAEYRTDDARLTIEILKTASQYDAQILNYVQADEFIYENKRVVGAKVTDVLTDKSFNIKAKYVVNAAGPWVDELRQINNSKIGKRLHLTKGVHLVVAHEKLPVKQSVYFDIPDGRMMFAIPRGKVTYFGTTDTNYQQDKDNVETSIVDALYLIEAVNNMFPDITLTLEDIQSSWAGLRPLIHEEGKSASELSRKDEIFVSDTKLISIAGGKLTGYRKMAERIVDIVAKKMTRRFEKEFEPIQTEDLILSGGPFLNYKSVKIYTNQVYKRIKSFGLTEKDASYLVHNYGKQTDIILDKFDELTEENSEKQLLKAEVWFTIQHEMTCTPTDFFMRRTGRLFFDKPSVDNYKQFVLDEFIKHFEWNSKTSSNHLQELEDKMALAIGFK from the coding sequence ATGAACAATTTTTCGTTTTTTAACCGTACAAATATTCAACAAGAACTTGAAACCACAGAGTTTGATATGTTAATTATTGGTGGTGGAATTACAGGAGCTGGAATTGCTTTAGATGCAGCATCAAGAGGAATGAAAGTTGCTTTAGTAGAAAAAAATGATTTTGCTTCTGGAACAAGTAGTAAGTCAACTAAACTAATTCATGGTGGTTTACGATATTTAAAACAATTTGATTTCTGGCTAGTTAAAGAAGTAGGTACAGAGCGAGCAATAGTACATAAGCTAGCTCCTCATTTGGTAATTCCTGAGAAAATGATTTTACCACTTATTGAAGGAGGAACTTATGGATCATGGTTAACATCTATAGGGCTAAAAATATACGACGTATTAGCATCAGTTGAAGGTGATGATAAACGTAAAATGTTAGACAAAGAAGAGGCGCTTGAAAAAGAGCCATTATTGCCAGATAGTATTTTAAATGGTGCTGGGTTTTATGCAGAATATAGAACTGATGATGCTCGTTTAACGATTGAAATATTAAAAACTGCTAGTCAATATGACGCGCAAATTTTAAACTATGTGCAAGCTGATGAGTTTATTTATGAAAATAAACGTGTAGTTGGAGCTAAAGTTACCGATGTTTTAACTGATAAAAGTTTTAATATTAAAGCGAAGTATGTTGTAAATGCTGCAGGACCATGGGTAGATGAACTACGTCAAATTAACAATTCAAAAATTGGAAAACGTTTACATTTAACTAAAGGAGTCCATTTAGTAGTAGCTCATGAAAAATTACCTGTAAAGCAATCGGTGTATTTTGATATTCCTGATGGACGAATGATGTTTGCTATTCCTAGAGGAAAAGTAACTTATTTTGGAACCACTGATACCAATTACCAACAAGATAAAGACAACGTAGAAACTAGTATTGTTGATGCACTCTATTTAATAGAAGCAGTAAATAATATGTTCCCAGATATAACACTTACATTAGAAGACATTCAGTCGTCATGGGCAGGTTTACGACCATTGATACATGAAGAAGGAAAATCAGCTTCAGAGTTATCTCGTAAAGATGAAATATTTGTGTCTGATACGAAGTTAATTTCTATTGCTGGAGGTAAATTAACAGGGTATCGTAAAATGGCTGAACGTATTGTAGATATAGTAGCTAAAAAGATGACCCGTAGGTTTGAAAAAGAATTTGAACCAATACAAACAGAAGACCTTATTTTATCAGGAGGACCATTTTTAAATTACAAGTCTGTAAAAATTTACACGAATCAGGTATATAAACGTATAAAATCATTTGGTTTAACAGAGAAAGACGCTAGTTATTTAGTACATAACTATGGAAAACAAACCGATATTATTTTAGATAAATTTGATGAGTTAACTGAAGAAAACTCAGAAAAACAATTATTAAAAGCGGAGGTTTGGTTTACTATTCAGCATGAAATGACGTGTACACCAACCGACTTTTTTATGCGACGTACAGGACGCTTGTTTTTTGATAAACCAAGTGTTGATAATTATAAGCAATTTGTACTAGACGAGTTTATAAAACACTTTGAATGGAACTCTAAAACTTCTTCAAATCATTTACAAGAATTAGAAGATAAAATGGCGTTAGCAATTGGGTTTAAATAA